A genome region from Archaeoglobus fulgidus DSM 4304 includes the following:
- a CDS encoding translocator protein TspO, with product MNILKLVASILAVLAIGFAGSFFTAQSVQTWYAGVEKPFFTPPNWLFGPAWTLLYFLIGIVLYIAWENGFWNDSRVKATFFTQLGLNFLWSILFFGLQNPLAGLVDIIALDIAVILTIVYIYHHSKASLLLLPYLGWILFASALNFAIYLLNA from the coding sequence ATGAACATACTGAAGCTTGTGGCATCCATCTTAGCAGTTCTGGCAATAGGTTTCGCTGGCTCCTTTTTCACAGCTCAATCTGTGCAGACTTGGTATGCAGGAGTTGAAAAGCCCTTTTTCACTCCCCCCAACTGGCTTTTCGGTCCAGCTTGGACATTGCTCTACTTCCTGATTGGGATAGTTCTTTACATCGCATGGGAAAATGGGTTCTGGAATGATTCCAGAGTGAAAGCCACATTCTTCACGCAGCTCGGACTCAACTTCCTCTGGTCTATCCTCTTCTTTGGTCTCCAGAATCCTCTCGCCGGATTGGTGGACATTATCGCTCTGGACATCGCCGTAATACTGACGATTGTTTACATCTATCATCACTCCAAGGCTTCATTGCTTCTCCTGCCCTATCTCGGCTGGATACTGTTTGCAAGTGCCCTGAACTTCGCCATCTATCTTCTGAACGCATGA
- a CDS encoding VOC family protein encodes MEDKLSGYKLAQSQLQTFLPEKPNEISALAVPETIIFTKLQTHQRGFKMKIKMVSIYVDDVEKAFRFYTEVLGFKEKLHTPEYGLAIVVSPEDPDGTALLLEPNENSIAKNYQTSLFRAGIPVMVFGTDDIYRDYERLKQKGVKFRGEPQKTEWGLQVDFEDTCGNLIRFHQDLQAR; translated from the coding sequence ATGGAGGATAAGCTTTCGGGCTATAAGCTCGCTCAAAGCCAACTTCAAACTTTTTTACCTGAAAAGCCAAATGAAATTTCGGCCCTCGCTGTTCCAGAAACCATAATATTCACGAAGCTACAAACTCATCAGAGGGGGTTTAAAATGAAAATAAAAATGGTTAGCATTTACGTGGATGACGTCGAAAAAGCCTTTAGATTCTACACTGAGGTTTTAGGTTTTAAGGAAAAACTCCACACGCCAGAATACGGGCTTGCAATCGTTGTTTCCCCAGAAGATCCAGATGGGACTGCCCTTTTACTCGAACCAAATGAAAATTCGATTGCAAAGAATTATCAGACCTCTCTCTTCAGGGCAGGGATACCGGTTATGGTTTTCGGGACAGATGACATTTACAGAGATTACGAGAGGTTAAAGCAGAAGGGGGTTAAATTCAGAGGAGAGCCCCAGAAAACCGAGTGGGGATTGCAGGTTGATTTTGAGGACACATGCGGTAATTTAATAAGATTTCATCAGGATTTACAGGCTCGATAA
- a CDS encoding ACT domain-containing protein yields the protein MKLQNYFKNGRVYVWKETFAIVKSKKACPNAFANIVDKNEITVIIEQPKVNEDDVIEIERGWKILTFDMVLPFGLVGFLAKISQALADEKIPIFVISAYSTDHILVREEDLAKAVKKLESLGFEVAEK from the coding sequence ATGAAACTCCAAAACTACTTCAAAAATGGCAGGGTTTATGTCTGGAAAGAAACTTTTGCAATCGTAAAATCAAAGAAAGCCTGCCCCAATGCCTTTGCGAATATTGTTGATAAAAACGAAATAACTGTGATTATAGAGCAGCCAAAAGTTAACGAAGATGATGTTATCGAAATTGAAAGGGGCTGGAAAATACTGACATTTGATATGGTGCTGCCCTTTGGACTGGTTGGATTTTTAGCGAAAATTTCTCAGGCTCTTGCGGATGAAAAAATTCCCATCTTTGTTATTTCCGCTTATTCAACAGACCACATTCTTGTGAGAGAAGAGGATTTAGCGAAGGCGGTGAAGAAACTTGAAAGTCTGGGTTTTGAGGTTGCGGAAAAATGA
- a CDS encoding antitoxin VapB family protein, whose translation MPTKTITITLEAYERLKREKREGESFSDVIIRLTEKRRDLLEFAGKWKDSGEEIEKIILEGRKEFDKHVLS comes from the coding sequence ATGCCAACCAAAACGATAACCATAACTCTCGAAGCCTACGAAAGATTGAAAAGAGAAAAAAGAGAGGGAGAGAGCTTCAGCGACGTTATAATCAGGCTCACAGAGAAAAGGAGAGATTTGCTTGAATTTGCCGGTAAATGGAAAGATTCTGGAGAGGAAATCGAGAAGATAATCTTAGAAGGCAGGAAGGAGTTCGATAAACATGTTCTGTCTTGA
- a CDS encoding type II toxin-antitoxin system VapC family toxin: MFCLETTFLIDLLRGRDEALKFYAKIRDSKLYTTSISAWELLRGPKLIGKDKEFEVAVELLESLDVLPFSFNSAKIAVEIEKDLREKGMEVNLIDVLIASVAMEHSLKLVTRDEHFSRIKGLEVERYRPE; encoded by the coding sequence ATGTTCTGTCTTGAAACCACGTTTCTAATTGATCTGCTGAGAGGGAGAGATGAGGCATTGAAGTTCTACGCAAAAATTAGAGATTCGAAGCTATACACCACGTCCATTTCAGCGTGGGAGCTCCTAAGAGGGCCAAAGCTCATTGGGAAAGATAAAGAATTTGAAGTGGCTGTTGAGCTGCTTGAGAGTCTTGATGTTCTTCCGTTCTCTTTCAATTCGGCAAAAATTGCCGTAGAAATTGAAAAAGATTTGAGAGAGAAAGGCATGGAAGTTAATCTAATAGACGTGCTCATTGCATCTGTTGCAATGGAACACAGTCTTAAACTTGTAACGAGAGATGAGCACTTCAGCAGGATAAAGGGGCTTGAAGTTGAAAGGTATCGCCCCGAATAA
- a CDS encoding antitoxin VapB family protein: MKTISIRDDVYRKLLEMKDEEDSFSDVIEKLLKRKKTDIRRYFGVLKDSEVLDEIEKSLNARKSARFRV, translated from the coding sequence ATGAAAACTATTTCGATAAGAGACGATGTTTACAGGAAGCTTCTTGAAATGAAAGACGAAGAGGATAGCTTCAGCGATGTGATAGAAAAACTATTGAAAAGAAAGAAAACAGACATTAGAAGGTATTTCGGGGTTTTGAAGGACAGTGAAGTCCTCGATGAAATTGAAAAGAGCTTAAACGCAAGGAAATCAGCGAGGTTCAGGGTATGA
- a CDS encoding GAF domain-containing sensor histidine kinase codes for MRIRIDISNEQNRKMLVDFLGKRYEIAEDNFDLLIIDGVTLKRKWREIERIKAESRAFLPVLLVTTRKDLKIAEKHLWKRVDELIIEPVDKLELLARIEILLRARKQALQLEEHARIMEIELGTLFETIAHPIVVISPEFEILHANRYAQKIFREQGIENAIGKKCYKVFHGREEPAENCPCVATFRNHKPETREIEIFGRMYAVSTTPIFIDGELRKVVHLAFDITDFKRMERRLERLYKANLLLHEVERAILSADETEEILKMTAEKLAEMLPVRGVGITVFENGRARVVAVTDKKMPGFREGEMIAGEDVAKVMQTLSQGKPWVKRVEGRGEGERRLMELGIKSYALIPIVSDSLLGSINVPSEEEDAFDEETIQILMEVAHSVALAIRSARMREELEESEEKFRKLAEHSQVGIDIIQEGVFVYVNEKFAEILGYEREELIGKSPVDFIHPDDREKFERNYRARILGEKNHVNYRLRVLTKSGEVRIIDAYGSRVILRGKPAIVGVSVDITEREKMRQELEKYTQELEKLVEERTKQLAESEKRYRLLVESPIVAFWEADSNGVFRFVNDRLLEMSGYSRDEVVGKMTMFDPIAPEQREWLAERIRLHKEHKLYGDVVEAELVKKDGSRFHVLVSPAPIYDEKGNLVRIVGAMIDITDRKMAEEKLKQTLEELRKANEELEAYVHAISHDLRAPLRNLQGYVSALVEDYGEKLEEDARFYLSRLKALTEKMDGLINDLLEYARVSKAKAEVRRVDLNLIVEDVLDYLKDEIRGKSAVIEIEKLPAVKGDRKLLFTVMLNLISNAIKFVEEGVRPEVKVWAEDVNGKVRVYVKDNGIGIPEEYHEKIFNIFERLHGEEVYPGTGVGLAIVKKAMEVMGGRYGVRSKPGEGSIFWIELERG; via the coding sequence ATGAGGATTCGAATTGACATTTCAAACGAGCAGAACAGAAAGATGCTCGTTGACTTTCTGGGCAAAAGATACGAGATAGCGGAGGATAACTTTGACTTGCTGATTATTGATGGAGTTACGCTTAAGCGGAAGTGGAGGGAGATAGAGAGAATTAAGGCTGAAAGCAGAGCTTTTCTGCCAGTTCTGCTTGTTACGACAAGGAAGGATTTGAAAATTGCGGAGAAACACCTCTGGAAGAGAGTTGACGAGCTAATTATTGAGCCAGTAGATAAGCTTGAGCTTCTTGCAAGAATAGAGATTCTTCTGAGGGCGAGAAAGCAAGCACTACAGCTTGAAGAGCACGCAAGGATTATGGAGATCGAGCTTGGCACCCTCTTCGAGACAATCGCCCATCCCATCGTGGTGATTTCTCCAGAGTTTGAGATTTTGCATGCGAACAGATATGCTCAGAAAATCTTCAGGGAGCAGGGCATAGAGAATGCCATCGGTAAAAAATGCTATAAAGTTTTCCACGGCAGGGAGGAGCCAGCGGAGAACTGCCCATGTGTTGCAACGTTCAGGAACCATAAACCAGAGACGAGGGAGATTGAGATTTTTGGCAGAATGTATGCGGTCAGCACCACGCCAATTTTCATTGACGGAGAGCTGAGAAAGGTTGTGCATCTCGCATTTGACATAACAGACTTCAAGAGAATGGAGAGAAGGCTGGAAAGGCTTTACAAAGCCAACCTGCTTCTGCATGAGGTCGAGAGGGCAATTCTCTCTGCTGATGAAACTGAAGAGATTCTGAAGATGACTGCTGAAAAGCTGGCTGAGATGCTTCCAGTAAGGGGGGTGGGAATAACAGTTTTCGAGAATGGCAGAGCGAGGGTTGTGGCTGTGACTGACAAAAAGATGCCCGGATTCAGAGAGGGTGAGATGATAGCGGGAGAGGACGTGGCAAAGGTGATGCAAACGCTCTCACAGGGAAAGCCGTGGGTGAAAAGAGTTGAAGGCAGGGGGGAGGGAGAGAGGAGGCTGATGGAGCTTGGAATTAAATCCTACGCCCTCATTCCTATAGTTTCAGATTCCCTTCTTGGCTCAATAAACGTTCCTTCTGAAGAAGAGGATGCCTTTGATGAGGAAACAATTCAGATTCTGATGGAGGTTGCTCATTCTGTTGCCCTCGCAATAAGGAGTGCGAGGATGAGGGAGGAGCTTGAGGAGAGTGAGGAAAAGTTCAGGAAGCTTGCAGAACATTCTCAGGTGGGCATTGACATAATTCAAGAGGGGGTTTTTGTCTATGTCAACGAAAAGTTTGCAGAAATATTGGGCTATGAAAGGGAGGAACTGATAGGAAAGAGTCCAGTAGATTTCATCCACCCGGATGACAGGGAAAAATTTGAAAGGAATTACAGAGCCAGAATTCTTGGTGAAAAGAATCATGTCAATTACAGACTCAGAGTTCTGACTAAGAGTGGTGAAGTGAGAATTATCGACGCCTATGGCTCAAGAGTCATACTGAGGGGTAAACCCGCAATTGTCGGGGTATCGGTTGATATTACAGAAAGAGAAAAAATGAGACAGGAACTCGAAAAATACACTCAGGAACTGGAAAAACTTGTCGAGGAGAGAACGAAACAGCTTGCGGAAAGCGAAAAAAGATACAGACTGCTTGTTGAGTCGCCAATCGTTGCCTTCTGGGAGGCTGATAGCAATGGTGTCTTCAGATTCGTCAACGACCGCCTTCTTGAAATGTCAGGTTATTCGAGAGATGAGGTTGTTGGAAAGATGACGATGTTCGACCCGATTGCTCCCGAACAAAGGGAATGGCTGGCTGAGAGGATAAGACTGCATAAAGAGCACAAGCTCTATGGGGATGTTGTTGAGGCCGAGCTTGTGAAAAAGGATGGGTCGAGGTTCCATGTTCTCGTCTCTCCAGCACCCATTTACGACGAGAAGGGGAACCTTGTGAGGATTGTTGGGGCGATGATTGACATAACCGACAGGAAGATGGCTGAGGAGAAGCTTAAGCAAACTCTTGAGGAGCTTAGGAAAGCCAACGAAGAGCTTGAGGCTTATGTCCATGCAATTTCACACGATTTGAGGGCTCCATTGAGGAATTTGCAGGGGTATGTTTCAGCACTTGTTGAGGATTACGGGGAGAAGCTTGAAGAGGATGCGAGGTTCTACCTTTCGAGGCTTAAAGCTCTAACGGAAAAGATGGATGGCCTCATCAACGACCTGCTTGAGTATGCGAGGGTTTCCAAGGCAAAGGCTGAGGTTAGAAGGGTTGACCTCAATCTGATTGTTGAGGACGTGCTCGATTACCTTAAGGATGAGATAAGGGGGAAGTCCGCTGTTATTGAAATTGAAAAGCTTCCAGCGGTGAAGGGGGACAGGAAGCTCCTCTTTACGGTAATGCTCAACCTGATAAGCAATGCCATCAAGTTTGTTGAGGAGGGGGTGAGGCCAGAGGTTAAGGTGTGGGCTGAAGATGTCAACGGGAAGGTGAGAGTTTACGTTAAGGACAACGGCATAGGCATTCCTGAAGAGTATCACGAGAAAATCTTCAACATCTTCGAAAGGCTTCATGGCGAGGAGGTTTATCCCGGAACTGGAGTTGGTTTGGCGATTGTCAAAAAGGCCATGGAGGTTATGGGAGGCAGATATGGGGTGAGGTCGAAGCCGGGAGAAGGCAGCATTTTCTGGATTGAGCTTGAGAGGGGCTGA
- a CDS encoding RAD55 family ATPase, with product MRVSSGVDGLDEILNGGYVKGRAYLIRGEPGCGKTTLGLHFLIDGVGRDEDSN from the coding sequence ATGAGAGTTTCATCCGGTGTTGACGGCCTTGATGAAATTCTCAATGGTGGATATGTTAAGGGGAGAGCTTACCTGATAAGGGGAGAGCCGGGCTGCGGGAAAACAACCCTTGGACTGCATTTTTTGATTGATGGTGTTGGAAGAGATGAGGATTCGAATTGA
- the tgt gene encoding tRNA guanosine(34) transglycosylase Tgt, with the protein MPLKFRIKHTLDRMRVGKVKTRHGSFETPVFIPVATLAAIRGLDNRDLKDMGVEVILANTYHLHLRPGDELIKELGGLHKFMNFDGVIVTDSGGFQAFSLGFGMEHGVGKIANNIFLEELREERLREAENERKKLAVVTDRGVRFKDPKSGRIVELTPKKSMEIQSNLGSDIIFAFDECTSPLSDRDYTEKALERTHRWAEECLQHYDRRQALFGVVQGGEYRDLREKSARFMAERDFAGYGIGGSLGKSKQDMLNILDWVIPLLPEEKPRHLLGIGAIEDLFNCTEKGVDMYDCVAPARWARRGHLYVSPAEGGNVRNKFRIHIKNAAFRIDNRPVDRTCDCLVCQNYSRAYLRHLYKANELLYFRLATYHNIYFVVKLMERIRESIADGSFYELKREWLGF; encoded by the coding sequence ATGCCTCTGAAATTCAGGATAAAGCACACTCTCGACAGAATGCGAGTCGGGAAGGTGAAGACGAGGCACGGCAGCTTTGAAACTCCCGTCTTCATTCCCGTTGCCACTCTCGCGGCAATAAGGGGTCTGGACAACAGGGACTTGAAGGACATGGGGGTTGAGGTCATTCTGGCCAACACCTACCACCTCCACCTCAGGCCGGGTGATGAGCTGATCAAGGAACTTGGAGGGCTGCATAAGTTCATGAACTTTGATGGAGTCATTGTGACCGACTCAGGAGGATTTCAGGCCTTCTCCCTCGGCTTTGGAATGGAGCACGGAGTGGGGAAGATTGCAAACAACATCTTCCTTGAGGAGTTGAGGGAGGAAAGGTTGAGGGAAGCGGAGAACGAGAGGAAAAAGCTTGCAGTTGTTACTGACAGAGGTGTGAGGTTCAAAGACCCCAAGTCTGGCAGGATAGTTGAGCTTACGCCAAAAAAATCCATGGAAATTCAGTCCAACCTCGGCTCCGACATAATCTTCGCCTTCGACGAGTGCACTTCCCCGCTCTCAGACAGAGATTATACAGAGAAGGCTCTGGAACGCACGCACCGCTGGGCTGAGGAGTGTTTGCAGCACTACGACAGGAGACAGGCTCTCTTCGGCGTTGTGCAGGGAGGAGAGTACAGGGATTTGAGAGAGAAGTCGGCGAGGTTCATGGCCGAGAGGGACTTTGCGGGCTACGGCATTGGCGGTTCTCTTGGCAAGAGCAAGCAGGATATGCTGAACATCCTCGACTGGGTTATTCCTCTTCTGCCAGAAGAGAAGCCGAGGCACCTGCTGGGAATTGGGGCCATTGAAGACCTCTTCAACTGCACTGAAAAAGGAGTGGACATGTACGACTGCGTAGCTCCAGCAAGATGGGCGAGGAGGGGGCACCTCTACGTCTCTCCAGCAGAAGGAGGGAATGTCAGGAACAAGTTCAGGATTCACATCAAGAACGCAGCCTTCAGGATAGACAACAGGCCAGTTGACAGAACCTGCGACTGCCTTGTCTGCCAGAACTACTCCAGAGCCTATCTCAGGCATCTCTACAAGGCAAATGAGCTTCTTTACTTCCGCTTGGCAACCTACCACAACATCTACTTTGTCGTTAAGCTGATGGAGAGGATAAGGGAGTCCATTGCAGATGGGAGCTTTTATGAGCTGAAGAGAGAGTGGCTTGGATTTTAG